The Elusimicrobiaceae bacterium DNA window CACTACCTCTAGTATTTATGGTGGCGTACAGAGTGTTGGAAACGGCGCCTATGCTTTACAAACACAGGTTAGTTCCGGCCAACAAGACGTATGGAACGGCGGAAAAGCCGAAGCGGCCGATATTTACGATGGCGGCGTACAAAATGTAAATAATGGGGCTTTTGCTTGGGATACTAATATTTATTCCGGCGGGGTGCAAAATGTAAGTGCCGGAGCTTTACCGAGCAGTTCTTTCATCAGTGGTGACAGCACCTTTTATACTAGCAGTATTACAAATGTACATGCCGGTGGTGTGCAAAATGTCTTAGCCGGTGCCAGTGCTTATTATACCAATCTGGATGGTACGGATGAAAATGCCGGCATACAGGATGTTCAAGCAGGAGCGTCTGCTTATAATACGCAAATATCTTCTGGCGGATTACAGAATGTATATACTAATGGATCGACGACTAGTACAAGCATTGGTAATTTCGGTTCACAGATGATTTCTCAAGGAGGAAAAGCTTATAATACCACTATTGCCGGTGGTACACAAGTAGTAGCAGGAAATGCTTTGGGAGGTATCATTTTCAATGGTTCTCAAGTGGTATCCGGAGCCACTGCAACGGCAGAAGCAAATATAGGACGTACTCCCAGCGGAACTATTGTGTACTATAATCCGTGGTATGTTCTGGCGGGTGGGGAACAGACGGCTATAGCAGGCGGAAAAATTTCAGCTGCTGTATTAGGAAGTGCTTCGATTGATACAGCTGGACAATTGATTTATGCCGACGGCGGTACGCAAAATATTTCCTCCGGCGGTGTAGCGGCTGATACCATCGTGCTAAGTAACGGTGTACAAAATGTTTTTGATTCTGGCTCTGCAACCAATACGGTATTAGGCAGCAGTGTGAGTAGCGGAAGTGTTACCTATAATATTACCGGCGGTACGCAAAATATTTATAATGGCGGTACGGCCACGGATACTATTGTTTCATCGGGCGGCACGCAAAATATTTATGCCGGTGGACAAGCCGATCAAACAAAAGTTAGTTCCGGCGGTACACAAAACGTATTAAGTGGCGGTATGGCTAATAGTACCACGGTATCTTCCGGTGGCTTACAAGTAGTCTCCGCCGGTGGATCTGCTAATGCAACGGACGTTTACGGTTCTCAATACGTATACGGCGGTGCTACCTTAACAAATAATACGCTGTATGATACTGCATATCAATTATTAACCTCCGGTGCCCAGACTTCTAACCAAGTCCTGTCTGGGGATGCAGTGATGCGCTTAGAAGATGGGGCTGTTGCTACTTCTACGTATATGCAAGACAGTACCTCCATGTATATTGGAAACGGTGGAACAGCCAACTACACTTCTATGTTGGATGATTCCAGACAATTTATTGAATCCGGCGGTGTTGCCAACCACACCACTTTAGACTATGCAGAGCAATATATTCAAGATGGCGGTGTGGCCAATGATACCTATCTAACAAATATGGCCTATCAACACATAACTTCAGGAGGTGTGGCCAATAACACTGTTTTGGATGATGCAGGGGAACAACGGATTTCTGCCGGTGGTGTGGCCAATAATACGACTGTAAGTAGTGGGGGATCTCAAATCATATACTCCGGTGGTGAAGCCAATTCAACCACTATCTCAGCGAATGGCGAACAATATATTGAAGATGGTGGCGTTGCCAATGATACCACTGTGGATAATATGGGTTCACAAATTATATCCTCGGGTGGTACTGCCAATGGAACTATTCTCTTAGCGGGTGGTTCTCAAGTAGTTAACTCTAGCGGTATGGCAAACAATACCACGATTTCCGCAGGGGGTATCCAAATTGTCAGCCATGGAGGTATTGTAGATGGACTGACCATTTACAACAGCGGCACCGAAGTAGTAAGTGACGGCGGTATCACAAGCAATGTAGCCATTAACTCCGGCGGTGCGATGCTTGTTTCTTCCGGTGGAAGCGGTGTCAATGTAACCGTAAATTCGTCTGGCACGTATGAAATCTTAAGTGGTGGCACGGCCGATACTACTATCATTAATGATAGCGGTGTACAATATGTTTCAGGGCTTGCCACTAACACCACGATTAATTCCGGCGGAGAACAAGAGGTTAAAGCCGGAGGACATGCAGAGCAAACCAATATCAATGGCGGGGTGCAATATGTTTCCATTTTTGCCCATGCAACTGACACTACTATTAACGCCGGTGGCTCGCAAGTAATTTCTCTGTGGGGAGATGTGCAATCTACTACGATTAATTCCGGCGGTACACAGGAAATCTTAGAGGGAGGATTTGCAATTTCTACCTTCATCAATGCCGGAGGGTTGCAGAATGTAAACTCCAAAGCTATTGCTTCCGCCACGACTGTGCAAGGTGGTACGCAAGAAGTATTGTCCGGTGGTCGGGCAATTGAGACTACTGTAACAAACGGTGGTGTACAAAATGTAGCCTCTGATGCAATCGCTTCCAATACTCTAATCAGTGGCGGAACTCAAAATGTGTTGTCCGGCGGTAGTGCACTTGTCACCACCATTGAAAATAATGGCGTACAAAATGTGGCAGGTATTGCCGATAATACAACTATTTCCAACGCTACCCAAAATCTCCAATCCGGTGCTGTGGCAACTCAGACTACGGTCTATGCCGCCGGAACTCAGCAAGTTAATTCAGGGGCAACCGCTATAAGTACTGTGGTATCCGGTGGTACCCTGAACATTTCCGACGGTGGTGTAGCCACTGATGTCAATGCCACTTCCGCTAATGTAAATATGTACGCGGGAGCCACTTTGAACGGATTTACAGCCTTAGGTGGCACTTTGCAGACCTACGGGAACAATGCTATTGACGGCAATGTAACACTGGGAAATGGAGCAGCGGTCAAATTTGTTGATCAAGGAACGCGCAGTCAGTTGACGGTAGATAATTTATTTGCCAATAATGCTTCCTTCTACATGAATGTAGATTTGGAAAAGCAGACAGCAGATAAATTAAAAGTACAAAACAACTATAACGGAACTGCGTTGTTACATTTGACCAACGTGGCTGCCACCGCTCAGAAAACAGATGAAAACGGTATCAAATTAGTGGAATTTGATTCTACTGCTACCGTAAATGGTACATTTGCCTTACCGGGCGGACAATGGGATCAGGGCGGATATGTCTACAAATTGGCGCAAGGTACTGAAGCTACTCCAAATGCGGACTACTACTTGCGCAGTACCAATCAACTCAGCGATACATTCAAAACGATGTTAAATGTACCGTTGATGAATAGTGTAATGGCACAAGTGGCCATGAATTCTTTGCAAAAACGTTTGGGAGATCTGCATGATATGGATAATCCCAATAAGAAACAAGGCGTGTGGGTACGCAGCTATTACAAAGATATGACGGTAAATGATCTGATTAAAACAGATCTGAACCTCTTTGGTGCAGAAGCCGGCTATGACTGGATGTTCTACGCCGATGAACCGACCAAACTTTATGCCGGTGTGATGGTAGGGTTTGTAGAAGCTGACACCATTAAGACGAAAAAGAACAACGGTATGTATGATAAAGGTGACGGACAGGCCCAGAGCGTAGGATTGTACGCCACTGTCGTCAATGATGAACGTTGGTTTGTGGATATTGCCGCACGTAACTTCTGGACCAAACTAGACATGAACAATCACGCAGCCGACGGCACCAAGATGAACTATAAGCCCGAGCAAAATATCTTAACACTCAGCGCCGAGGCAGGACGTTCCTTCCTCAGGCCGTTAACTAACGGACGATTCGTGCGTATTGAACCTAAGGCAGAGTTGAGCTATATGAATGCCGGTTCTGATAGCGCAAAAGTGAAAAACGGCATGGATAATCTGAAGATAGATTCCGCCAACTACCTCAATGCCAAAGCCGCTGTGCTGCTCTCTTATCAAGCCAAACGTGCTAATAACTTGTTATTGGAACCGTTTGTGGAATTGGCTTACCGCTACGAATTTATTGGCGGGAAAGCGGATGTTTCTTACGGCGGAGCTACCAAAGAAACCAGCCTCAAAGGCGGTGTGGCAGAAGTCGAGGCCGGGTTGAACATGCAATTAACTGATAACCTGTACTGGTATGCTTTAGGCAGTTATGAAGCCGGCGAGAAAATGAAAGGTTGGGGTGTGTACGCGGGCATTCGCTATGCATTTGGTAACGTGAATGGAAAAACCACTTCCAATACGAAGAAAAAAGTAGCCACCAAAGCCAATAATAAGACTAAGAAAAAGAAAAATACAAAGACCACCCGCCGCAATCAAGACATACCTGGCAATTATTGGTGGTACAACAAATAAGTAGCTTGTATCTCATAAAATACCCCGTACTGCAAAGTGCGGGGTATTTTTACATATAGTAGACAGTGAAAATGTCTTTTGGATAAATAGAGTGGATGTTTTAGCCTATTGCATTATTGATTTGAGTAGCAAGAAGAGGGGGAAAATCATAATAAAACCCTCCCGGCGGGAGGGTTTTAGACAAGAAAGATACAAATTAGATCTCATCTGCCTTGATAAATAGGTGGCTAAATGACAGAGAAACGCCCACAAACAGATTTTCACCGCGTTTGGCTACATAACTACCCTGGGCAGTATAATACTGAATAATCGGCGCAATAACCAATTCTTTCCACACCTCTACATCTAGGCGCGCCTCTGCCATTACTTCATAATCAAGATCCGTAGGGCGTTTGTGGCTGGCGTATAAATAGTCGCGGAACAATCCTTTATACACCGCGGTGACACCCTCTCTGACGGGCTGGTTAATTTCAATGCCGATTTCCCAGCCATATTTTTCAGAAGCCGGACGATAGGTAAAATCTTCTTCCGCAAAACCGGCTAAGTGAAAATCTTTAATATATGTCCCTTCAAAAATTTTAATACCGGCCGACGCGCGCACGACTTGTTTCAGGTGGCTATCACCTTGTGCATTGACCTCGGTTTCATAAGCCAGAGCGCCATACGGCCCGGCTTCAAAGCCGCCCAGAAAATTTTCCGTCCGCCAGGCTCGTTGGGTGTAAGAGGAGGTGAGCAAAATGGTATCGGCGTTTTCACTTTCCGTTTCTTCTCCGTCGTAAGATTTGAAGGTAGTTTTACCGTACTCTACCAGCAGTTGATTACCCCACACAAAGTGTTGCGCGAAATAATTTCCTTCCAAATCTAAATCTCCCTTTACAATATGTCCCGAATCGGCTGTTAATTTGGCATTGGGAAAATCTTTATATTCCCGACCATGTTTTACATCTGTAGAAGATAATTCGAATGCAAGGCGTTTGAGGTTTAATTCCCAGCCTCGCTTGATTTCCTCCGCTTGGCCTACCAAAGGAAATAAAGTTATAAGGGCGAGTATCAGTAGTTTTCGATTCATAAGTAAATATCCTAAGATAAAATAATATAACTCTTATATTCTATTTCTTTTGCTCACTCCTTGTAAAACAAAATCCCCGCCGTAGTGGCGGGGATTTTCAAAGCAAATTGCTTGCTTAGGCTAATTTTTTGATTTTAGAAACTAACGCTAACAAGTACACAACCGCTACCGTCATAACGAGCACAGAGCCGGTTTGAGAATGCATAGCATCAGAAGCAAAACCCATCAAAAGCGGGAACACCGTACCACCGATTAATCCCATAATCATCAAACCGGATACTTCGTTTTTCTTTTCCGGTAAGTGCAAGATGGCTTGAGAGAAGATGATGGGGAAAATGTTGGAGTTACCCAACCCGATTAAAGCAATACATACATATAAGGGCCATTGGCTGGTGAACACGAATAAACCGCCCATAGCCGCTAACATGAAGACTACGCTGGTAGCAAAAATAACTTTCGCCGGGAATTTAGCCAACAAGAAAGATCCCAAGAAACAGCCAATTGTACGGAACATGAAATAAATGCTGGTTGCGTAAATGGCTTTATCCAAGGTCCAACCCAAGCGGTCAATCAAGATTTGCGGGGCGGCGGTATTGGTACCCACGTCGATTCCCACATGGCACATAATACCGATAAAGCACAGTAAAATTGTGCCATTGCCCAACAGAGCTAAACATTGACCAAACGTAGAAGGTTTGCCGGTGATTTCTTCTTCTTTGATATCTTCTTTGGCAAGCATAATGAATGCTAACACACCTTCAATTGCAAATAAGCCATACATCCAAGTCCAGTTGCCCGTTTTAGCCGCAAACCAAGCAGCCAAAATCGGAGCAATAAAAGAAGCAATGGCTTTCACAAATTGGCCAAAGGTCATAAAGCTGGCTAATTTATCGCCGGTAACGATGTTAGACACTAAGGGGTTCAAAGACACTTGCATCAAAGCATTGCCGATACCCAACAAAGCAAAGGCCAACATCATGATGGCAAAGTTATAAGCCAACAAAGGCAAAGCCAATGCGGCTACTGTAACGCCCAAGCTGATCAACACCGTTTTGCGGCGACCGATTTTGTTCATGAGCATGCCCGTAGGAACGGAACACACCAAGAACCAGAAAAATACCATGGAGGGGCACAGATTGGCTACCGTGTTAGAAAGACCGAAGCTTTCTTTCACGTAGTTAGTAGCTGTACCAACGGAATCCACAAATCCCATGGCAAAAAATGCCAACATGACAGGGATCAATTTTGCAACTAAAGAAGACTCTTTTTTCTCAGTCATATTTTCTCCTATTAATTATAAGCAGGCCAAGCGCCGGTCTTTGTGCACACAAAAGCGGCCGTTTTAACCGCTTGTTCATGGGCTTGGCGCAAGGTTTTTCCCGCTAAAATACCTGCAATAAACGCACCGGAAAAAGCATCTCCAGCACCGACGGTATCTGCTACTTTTACGCGCGGTGTTTCAATGCGAGATACTTCGTCTTTAGAATAAATGGTGCTGTATTTATCTCCGGCCGTTAATACGACATAGCGCA harbors:
- a CDS encoding AIDA repeat-containing protein, translating into TTSSIYGGVQSVGNGAYALQTQVSSGQQDVWNGGKAEAADIYDGGVQNVNNGAFAWDTNIYSGGVQNVSAGALPSSSFISGDSTFYTSSITNVHAGGVQNVLAGASAYYTNLDGTDENAGIQDVQAGASAYNTQISSGGLQNVYTNGSTTSTSIGNFGSQMISQGGKAYNTTIAGGTQVVAGNALGGIIFNGSQVVSGATATAEANIGRTPSGTIVYYNPWYVLAGGEQTAIAGGKISAAVLGSASIDTAGQLIYADGGTQNISSGGVAADTIVLSNGVQNVFDSGSATNTVLGSSVSSGSVTYNITGGTQNIYNGGTATDTIVSSGGTQNIYAGGQADQTKVSSGGTQNVLSGGMANSTTVSSGGLQVVSAGGSANATDVYGSQYVYGGATLTNNTLYDTAYQLLTSGAQTSNQVLSGDAVMRLEDGAVATSTYMQDSTSMYIGNGGTANYTSMLDDSRQFIESGGVANHTTLDYAEQYIQDGGVANDTYLTNMAYQHITSGGVANNTVLDDAGEQRISAGGVANNTTVSSGGSQIIYSGGEANSTTISANGEQYIEDGGVANDTTVDNMGSQIISSGGTANGTILLAGGSQVVNSSGMANNTTISAGGIQIVSHGGIVDGLTIYNSGTEVVSDGGITSNVAINSGGAMLVSSGGSGVNVTVNSSGTYEILSGGTADTTIINDSGVQYVSGLATNTTINSGGEQEVKAGGHAEQTNINGGVQYVSIFAHATDTTINAGGSQVISLWGDVQSTTINSGGTQEILEGGFAISTFINAGGLQNVNSKAIASATTVQGGTQEVLSGGRAIETTVTNGGVQNVASDAIASNTLISGGTQNVLSGGSALVTTIENNGVQNVAGIADNTTISNATQNLQSGAVATQTTVYAAGTQQVNSGATAISTVVSGGTLNISDGGVATDVNATSANVNMYAGATLNGFTALGGTLQTYGNNAIDGNVTLGNGAAVKFVDQGTRSQLTVDNLFANNASFYMNVDLEKQTADKLKVQNNYNGTALLHLTNVAATAQKTDENGIKLVEFDSTATVNGTFALPGGQWDQGGYVYKLAQGTEATPNADYYLRSTNQLSDTFKTMLNVPLMNSVMAQVAMNSLQKRLGDLHDMDNPNKKQGVWVRSYYKDMTVNDLIKTDLNLFGAEAGYDWMFYADEPTKLYAGVMVGFVEADTIKTKKNNGMYDKGDGQAQSVGLYATVVNDERWFVDIAARNFWTKLDMNNHAADGTKMNYKPEQNILTLSAEAGRSFLRPLTNGRFVRIEPKAELSYMNAGSDSAKVKNGMDNLKIDSANYLNAKAAVLLSYQAKRANNLLLEPFVELAYRYEFIGGKADVSYGGATKETSLKGGVAEVEAGLNMQLTDNLYWYALGSYEAGEKMKGWGVYAGIRYAFGNVNGKTTSNTKKKVATKANNKTKKKKNTKTTRRNQDIPGNYWWYNK
- a CDS encoding MFS transporter; translated protein: MTEKKESSLVAKLIPVMLAFFAMGFVDSVGTATNYVKESFGLSNTVANLCPSMVFFWFLVCSVPTGMLMNKIGRRKTVLISLGVTVAALALPLLAYNFAIMMLAFALLGIGNALMQVSLNPLVSNIVTGDKLASFMTFGQFVKAIASFIAPILAAWFAAKTGNWTWMYGLFAIEGVLAFIMLAKEDIKEEEITGKPSTFGQCLALLGNGTILLCFIGIMCHVGIDVGTNTAAPQILIDRLGWTLDKAIYATSIYFMFRTIGCFLGSFLLAKFPAKVIFATSVVFMLAAMGGLFVFTSQWPLYVCIALIGLGNSNIFPIIFSQAILHLPEKKNEVSGLMIMGLIGGTVFPLLMGFASDAMHSQTGSVLVMTVAVVYLLALVSKIKKLA